In Meriones unguiculatus strain TT.TT164.6M chromosome 17, Bangor_MerUng_6.1, whole genome shotgun sequence, a single window of DNA contains:
- the Stap2 gene encoding signal-transducing adaptor protein 2 → MASALSPPRGSKPKAVPPSHYYESFLEKKGPCDQDYRKFWAGLQGLTICFYNSNRDLQPLEKLDLRLFSKLKDEAVRGSSRDTAYHFSLVLRDQEVKFKVESLESHEMWKGFILTVVELRVPSNLTLLPGHLYMMAEVLTKEEARRAAEVPWCFLQVSRLEAQLLLERYPECGNLLLRPGGDGKDSVSVTTRQTLNGSPVVKHYKVKREGPKYVIDVEDPFSCSSLEAVVNYFVTHTKRALVPFLMEEDYEKVLGFVDSDLENGESVWAVPSSRGSGPARHADVPKPLPPVPVSVPSQEDKLPPLPPLPQLPDHDENYVTPIEDSPETEYMNQDVSPTTQPVPPKPKKPVKLPAKPPKPPVVPKPDLKAITSVWARKPGGSSPQAPSLVTRLGGITAELEEKLQKRRALEH, encoded by the exons GATTACAGGAAATTCTGGGCAGGTCTCCAGGGTCTAACCATCTGTTTCTACAACAGTAACCGGGACTTGCAG CCCCTGGAGAAGCTGGACCTGAGGCTGTTTTCAAAGCTCAAAGATGAGGCTGTGAGGGGAAGCTCCCGTGACACTGCCTATCACTTCAGCTTGGTTCTCCGGGACCAGGAGGTCAAATTCAAG GTTGAGAGCCTGGAGTCTCACGAGATGTGGAAAGGCTTTATCCTGACCGTGGTGGAG CTTCGTGTCCCGTCTAACCTGACCCTGCTACCGGGACACCTGTACATGATGGCCGAGGTCCTGACCAAGGAGGAGGCGCGCCGGGCGGCCGAGGTGCCCTG GTGCTTCCTGCAGGTGAGCCGGCTGGAGGCGCAGCTGCTCCTGGAGCGCTACCCCGAGTGCGGGAACCTGCTGCTGCGGCCTGGCGGGGACGGCAAGGACAGTGTGTCCGTCACCACACGGCAGACACTCAACgg GTCGCCTGTGGTCAAACACTACAAGGTGAAGCGGGAGGGTCCTAAGTATGTGATCGACGTGGAAGACCCG TTTTCCTGTTCCTCGCTGGAAGCTGTGGTCAACTATTTCGTAACGCACACCAAGAGGGCACTGGTCCCCTTCCTGATGGAAGAGGACTATGAGAAGGTTCTAG GCTTCGTGGACTCAGATCTGGAGAATGGCGAGAGTGTATGGGCTGTGCCCTCCTCGCGAGGCTCAG GCCCTGCCCGCCATGCTGATGTCCCAAAGCCACTCCCACCTGTACCTGTGTCTGTGCCCAGCCAGGAAGACAAACTGCCTCCACTACCTCCCCTGCCTCAGCTACCGGACCACGATGAGAACTACGTGACCCCCATTGAAGATTCCCCAGAAACTGAATACATGAATCAGGATG TGTCTCCCACCACTCAGCCAGTCCCTCCAAAGCCCAAGAAGCCAGTGAAGCTCCCAGCAAAACCTCCAAAGCCACCAGTTGTGCCCAAGCCAG ATCTCAAAGCCATCACCAGTGTCTGGGCCAGGAAGCCAGGCGGCAGCTCACCCCAGGCTCCCTCCCTTGTGACAA GGCTTGGCGGTATCACGGCTGAGCTGGAAGAAAAACTCCAGAAGAGGAGGGCACTGGAACACTGA
- the Fsd1 gene encoding fibronectin type III and SPRY domain-containing protein 1 isoform X2, whose amino-acid sequence MVQWEALRKIITTLAVKNEETQTFIYSLKQMLLNVEANSAKVQEDLEAEFQSLTSVLEELKESMLMKIKQDRASRTYELQNQLAACTRALESSEELLETANQTLQAADSEDFPQAAKQIKDGVTMAPAFRLSLKAKVSDNMSHLMVDFTQERQMLQTLKFLPVPSAPIIDLTESLVADNCVTLVWSMPDEDSKIDHYVLEYRRTNFEGPPRLKEDHPWMVVEGIRQTEHTLTGLKFDMKYMNFRVKACNKAVAGEFSEPVTLETPAFMFRLDGSTSHQNLRVEDLSVEWDAMGGKVQDIKAREKEGKGRTASPVNSPARGTPSPKRMSSGRGGRDRFTAESYTVLGDTLIDGGEHYWEVRFEPDSKAFGLGVAYRSLGRFEQLGKTAASWCLHVNNWLQASFTAKHANKVKVLDSPVPSCLGVHCDFHQGLLSFYNARTKQLLHSFKAKFTQPLLPAFTVWCGSFQVTTGLQVPSAVRCLQKRGSATSSSNTSLT is encoded by the exons atggttcagtgg GAGGCTCTAAGAAAAATCATCACCACCCTGGCCGTGAAGAATGAGGAAACCCAGACCTTCATCTACTCCCTGAAGCAGATGCTGCTGAATGTAGAG GCAAACTCAGCCAAAGTCCAGGAGGACCTGGAAGCCGAGTTCCAGTCCCTCACGTCTGTTCTGGAGGAGCTGAAGGAATCCATGCTGATGAAGATCAAGCAGGACCGGGCCAGCCGTACCTATGAGCTGCAG AACCAGCTGGCCGCCTGCACAAGGGCCCTGGAGAGCTCTGAGGAGCTCCTGGAGACAGCCAACCAAACCCTGCAGGCTGCAGACAGCGAGGACTTCCCACAG GCCGCCAAGCAAATCAAAGATGG TGTGACCATGGCCCCAGCCTTCAGACTGTCACTCAAAGCCAAGGTCAGTGACAATATGAGTCACCTCATGGTGGACTTCACACAGGAACGGCAGATGCTACAGACCCTCAAGTTCCTGCCTG TGCCCAGCGCCCCCATCATCGACTTGACCGAGTCCCTGGTGGCAGATAACTGTGTGACACTGGTGTGGAGCATGCCGGATGAGGACAGCAAGATTGACCACTACGTGCTGGAGTATCGCAGGACCAATTTTGAGGGCCCGCCCCGCCTCAAGGAGGACCATCCCTGGATGGTTGTCGAGGGCATCCGGCAGACTGAGCACACCTTGACAG GACTCAAGTTTGACATGAAATACATGAATTTCCGTGTGAAAGCCTGTAACAAGGCGGTAGCTGGGGAATTCTCCGAGCCGGTGACCTTGGAGACGCCAG CATTCATGTTCCGCCTGGACGGGTCCACATCTCACCAGAACCTGCGCGTGGAGGATCTCTCCGTTGAGTGGGACGCCATGGGCGGCAAGGTCCAAGATATCAAGGCTCGAGAGAAGGAGGGCAAGGGCCGGACAGCGTCCCCTGTAAACTCCCCAGCCAG AGGGACTCCGTCTCCCAAGAGGATGTCCTCAGGTCGTGGAGGACGAGACCGCTTCACAGCCGAGTCTTACACGGTGCTGG GGGACACGCTGATCGATGGCGGGGAGCACTATTGGGAGGTGCGCTTCGAACCGGACAGCAAGGCCTTTGGCCTGGGTGTGGCCTACCGAAGCCTGGGCCGCTTTGAGCAGCTGGGCAAGACGGCTGCGTCCTGGTGCCTGCATGTCAACAACTGGCTGCAGGCCAGCTTCACCGCCAAACACGCCAACAAGGTCAAAGTGCTGGACAGCCCTGTGCCCAGCTGCCTGGGCGTGCACTGCGACTTCCACCAAG GCCTCCTGTCTTTCTACAATGCCCGAACCAAACAGCTCCTGCATTCGTTCAAGGCCAAGTTCACGCAGCCCCTGCTTCCAGCCTTCACA GTGTGGTGTGGAAGCTTCCAGGTGACAACAGGCCTTCAGGTCCCCAGCGCTGTGCGCTGTCTGCAGAAGAGGGGCAGTGCCACCAGCAGCTCCAACACCAGCCTCACCTAG
- the Fsd1 gene encoding fibronectin type III and SPRY domain-containing protein 1 isoform X1, producing the protein MEDQREALRKIITTLAVKNEETQTFIYSLKQMLLNVEANSAKVQEDLEAEFQSLTSVLEELKESMLMKIKQDRASRTYELQNQLAACTRALESSEELLETANQTLQAADSEDFPQAAKQIKDGVTMAPAFRLSLKAKVSDNMSHLMVDFTQERQMLQTLKFLPVPSAPIIDLTESLVADNCVTLVWSMPDEDSKIDHYVLEYRRTNFEGPPRLKEDHPWMVVEGIRQTEHTLTGLKFDMKYMNFRVKACNKAVAGEFSEPVTLETPAFMFRLDGSTSHQNLRVEDLSVEWDAMGGKVQDIKAREKEGKGRTASPVNSPARGTPSPKRMSSGRGGRDRFTAESYTVLGDTLIDGGEHYWEVRFEPDSKAFGLGVAYRSLGRFEQLGKTAASWCLHVNNWLQASFTAKHANKVKVLDSPVPSCLGVHCDFHQGLLSFYNARTKQLLHSFKAKFTQPLLPAFTVWCGSFQVTTGLQVPSAVRCLQKRGSATSSSNTSLT; encoded by the exons ATGGAGGACCAGAGG GAGGCTCTAAGAAAAATCATCACCACCCTGGCCGTGAAGAATGAGGAAACCCAGACCTTCATCTACTCCCTGAAGCAGATGCTGCTGAATGTAGAG GCAAACTCAGCCAAAGTCCAGGAGGACCTGGAAGCCGAGTTCCAGTCCCTCACGTCTGTTCTGGAGGAGCTGAAGGAATCCATGCTGATGAAGATCAAGCAGGACCGGGCCAGCCGTACCTATGAGCTGCAG AACCAGCTGGCCGCCTGCACAAGGGCCCTGGAGAGCTCTGAGGAGCTCCTGGAGACAGCCAACCAAACCCTGCAGGCTGCAGACAGCGAGGACTTCCCACAG GCCGCCAAGCAAATCAAAGATGG TGTGACCATGGCCCCAGCCTTCAGACTGTCACTCAAAGCCAAGGTCAGTGACAATATGAGTCACCTCATGGTGGACTTCACACAGGAACGGCAGATGCTACAGACCCTCAAGTTCCTGCCTG TGCCCAGCGCCCCCATCATCGACTTGACCGAGTCCCTGGTGGCAGATAACTGTGTGACACTGGTGTGGAGCATGCCGGATGAGGACAGCAAGATTGACCACTACGTGCTGGAGTATCGCAGGACCAATTTTGAGGGCCCGCCCCGCCTCAAGGAGGACCATCCCTGGATGGTTGTCGAGGGCATCCGGCAGACTGAGCACACCTTGACAG GACTCAAGTTTGACATGAAATACATGAATTTCCGTGTGAAAGCCTGTAACAAGGCGGTAGCTGGGGAATTCTCCGAGCCGGTGACCTTGGAGACGCCAG CATTCATGTTCCGCCTGGACGGGTCCACATCTCACCAGAACCTGCGCGTGGAGGATCTCTCCGTTGAGTGGGACGCCATGGGCGGCAAGGTCCAAGATATCAAGGCTCGAGAGAAGGAGGGCAAGGGCCGGACAGCGTCCCCTGTAAACTCCCCAGCCAG AGGGACTCCGTCTCCCAAGAGGATGTCCTCAGGTCGTGGAGGACGAGACCGCTTCACAGCCGAGTCTTACACGGTGCTGG GGGACACGCTGATCGATGGCGGGGAGCACTATTGGGAGGTGCGCTTCGAACCGGACAGCAAGGCCTTTGGCCTGGGTGTGGCCTACCGAAGCCTGGGCCGCTTTGAGCAGCTGGGCAAGACGGCTGCGTCCTGGTGCCTGCATGTCAACAACTGGCTGCAGGCCAGCTTCACCGCCAAACACGCCAACAAGGTCAAAGTGCTGGACAGCCCTGTGCCCAGCTGCCTGGGCGTGCACTGCGACTTCCACCAAG GCCTCCTGTCTTTCTACAATGCCCGAACCAAACAGCTCCTGCATTCGTTCAAGGCCAAGTTCACGCAGCCCCTGCTTCCAGCCTTCACA GTGTGGTGTGGAAGCTTCCAGGTGACAACAGGCCTTCAGGTCCCCAGCGCTGTGCGCTGTCTGCAGAAGAGGGGCAGTGCCACCAGCAGCTCCAACACCAGCCTCACCTAG